In Lycium ferocissimum isolate CSIRO_LF1 chromosome 3, AGI_CSIRO_Lferr_CH_V1, whole genome shotgun sequence, the genomic window TGAAACGAGGAGGTCAGGATCCAATCAAATTTCTATGCGTTATAGTCTCTGTTGCTTGTACTTTGGTTCTGTGTCTTTCAGTACTTAAACTTAACGAAATAGCAGTAGGAAGTAGTGATTCTTCTCGAGGAGGAGGAATAGGGAAGTTGGGACAAATGGTGATAGGAATGCTACCTCAAGATTTGGGGTTCACATTATTTTTGCCATCTGAAAAAGCGTTGGAGCGGGATCTGGGATTGGGCCCCAGTGATTTGGGCAACGATACCTATGCAATACTAACTCGTGTACTGGGTTTTTCAGCTGTGCCTAGAAGGATTTACATAGATGATGTACAACCTGGAAAGGAGATTAATTATGATTCTATATCCGGATATACTCTCTATATATCTAAAGATTCAGAGGGGTCTTTGATAGTGAATGGTAGAATATTTGCTTCGGAAATGGTGGATTTGAGAAGAGGGAACATTGTtgtacatgttatggatggggTCATAATGGACTCTGAATTCCAGCTATCTGCCCAGGATGATTGAATTGATGAAAACTTTGTTGTATTTGAATAAAGATATTTCTCcttgttattttataaaatcaaaataagttAATGAAAAAGTGTTTTGAAAGTAATCCATATTGATTACATAACATAGAAATTTTAGATTGGAAGAGTTCAAGCAAGTAATTATTagttgatattatgattgttcGAATACCAATAAGATTAGTTTGgcctttttcttaaataaaattgaaaagataTAATAGTTAAATATAACTGACAAGAGTACAAAGGGGAATGGAAACATACAATGCAAGCTTTATGCAAGTACTCGATCACCGGGGGCTGTGAATGCGAAGCAGCATACGACTATCCAAACTCTGTTGTCCGGAGTATTCTCTGCTAAAGATGAAGTTATTTGTTATCTTGATCGCATAAAGGTCTTATGCTTGTTCTGGTATTAATCCAAGAGTCTCTTCATCTTGACTTTCCTGAGTTTGAGACCATGGATGTTTGGTGAACCTTCTTAATCCTTCTAGCCCCATGGCCACTTCTTTCATTGTAGGCCTTTCTTCACCCGTTAACCTGAGACGGTGGCGAAGTGAGAAATTTCGCTAAGAGTGTTCATGgtttaatatgtatatataaaaagtaaTTCTTGACCTATCTACACAGTATAATTTTCTATAacatacaatataatttttcaatGAAGGGTGTCCAACTAACCCCATTAGTCTATGCGGCTACATCACTGACCTGAGGCATCTCTTTTGGCATTGCTTGAAACTCCTTCTCGTAGCACTTGCCTTTAGAGTATTTGAAACAATAGGTTTTTCTTAATAAATCTGACAAAAAATGCAGCTATGCTTCTCTCGTTTTCTGACGCTGCAGTATCTAGGCGCATTTGCGCTGTAAGAGCTCTGGAAGAACTACTCCAAAGCTATAAACGTCGTTCTTTTCTATCAATTGGCTTGTATGGAAGTATTCAGGATCCAAGTAACCTAAAGTTCCTTGAACCAATGTAGTCACTTGAGTTTGATCCAGCGACAGAAATCTAGAAGCCCCGAAATCTGAAATTTTCGCTGTGTAATTCTCATATGGTATTATACTCATAGACTTCAAGTCTCTATGAATTACAGGGGTGGAAGCTGCAGAATGAAGAAACGCTTTAGGACCAGCAGCTTCGGACGCTATCCTCAATCAATTTTCCCAAGAAAACCAACACGTTTCTCTGCCTTCGTGGATATGGTAATAGAAGGTACCTTTGGGGATGAACTCGTGGACTAGTAAAGGACTTAAGTCTCCAAACAACAACCCAAGAGTTTCACCACATGTCGATGATTGACTTGCGAAAGAATGATCACTTCAttcaggggcggagctaggtaGCTTTCAGGGgtttcatccgaaccccctcggtgAAAAATTACGCTGTATATACAAGgttaagaatatttttttatatatatatagtagatgttgaaccacCTGGGCTTCTTCGTGTATTTGCTTCTTCATATACTTGAACCCCCTAGGCAAAAATCCTGGCTCCCCCACGGACTTCATTAATGAACAATACTATTTGGCTCTTGTCCATTATTCTCGACTTTTTAATCGCAACCACACGTTTGTCCGGAAGGACGACTTTGTAAACCGTTCCATAACCACCACGGCCGAGGATATGATCCTCATCATAGTTGTGGGTGACTTTTTCGAGTTCTGCTGCTGCAAAGATATTAGCTGCATACTCCATGCTGCCCTCATTGATCTGAGTTCTATGTCAATAACAAACTGCCATTTTTCTGAAAAAACTTTTCCCTGAGTCTTATGAGCTGTCTTCTTTTGATGCCCAAGTATACCCAAGTAAGATCTCTTAGTAGTCCCTTCTTCTGTTGCTTAATTCTATCGGCGCATATAAGTTCTTGTGCCTCATTTTCACATACatgtctttatttttttgaaatggtaAGAATATGATAGATTGATTGTAAACCTTTTTTGTTACTATTATTTTGCTGAAATGGTAAGAATTGTACATGACAAAATGGGAGTTGATTTTAACTAATGCAACCTTTGTTCCATAGGTTTCTGGTTCTATTTTCCTAATGACTTGCCAGCGGATTGGTCTCTATCTTGTGGAAAAGGTATGATGATATAAGATAATGAGCTTTATTCCTGCTATAGTTTTCCTGATACAATGAATTAAGCTTTTGTGGTAACAGGTGGTTAATACATAACATATTAGAAAAACTGGATTTACCAGAGAGGTGTGCATACTACTGCTATTCCATTGTTCGCACATTTATTAATCCTGAACTATCTAATGCTAGCATGTCATGGGCCAAGAATGGTGTACTTACTATAGTGGCTGATGATTTCTGTGATGTTGGAGGTTCTattgaaaaaattaaacaatCTAATTCAGTAGTTCCATTCATATTCTCTTTGTTCTTAACAGTCCTTGGTGATTGCAGCAGTGTCTTCTCATTCAATTCTTTCGGCTTTTTGGCAGGTAGGATGTAAATGTCAGCACTAACTGCTATGTTTTTGGCGCTTTCCAGCAATATCTGTGAGATTGGAGATGAGGCATTTAAGTGGCAAACACGTAAGGCGACAAGAAACATAATTGAGATTGTAAACTCTTTACCTTTTCTAATAACTAATAGAAATATTGCACTCTATGATGTTCATGTTCCATAGTTCACCCGCATCACATGTTCTAAACTTGATGTATGGCATGCCAATTAAGGTTTTTATTGTTTCTGACGTAGGAACTGTAGGGAAGAAATTTACTTTGTAGGTGCAACATGCCAAATAAAgtttaaaatacaaaaaggaAAGTGCCAATAAGAAGGTACATCTACCATTATTCACATTAAATAAGTACTTCTAGATCTATTATCAAGTGGTCGTTGAGAATTAGATGAAACTGAAGTGTACGTATCTGGAAAAGCGAGTGTTCACATTTATCGTGGCAGGTGCTAATAAAAGCAGCAAGTGAC contains:
- the LOC132050399 gene encoding uncharacterized protein LOC132050399, which produces MKRGGQDPIKFLCVIVSVACTLVLCLSVLKLNEIAVGSSDSSRGGGIGKLGQMVIGMLPQDLGFTLFLPSEKALERDLGLGPSDLGNDTYAILTRVLGFSAVPRRIYIDDVQPGKEINYDSISGYTLYISKDSEGSLIVNGRIFASEMVDLRRGNIVVHVMDGVIMDSEFQLSAQDD